Proteins from a genomic interval of Stenotrophomonas maltophilia R551-3:
- a CDS encoding DUF494 family protein, with the protein MKESILDVLLYLFEHYFSEDADLIRDRDSLQNGLIQAGFSPTEINKAFDWLDALAAQRPSVAQARVDGPVRVYHGPELDKLDVECRGFLLYLEQHGILDADQRELVLDRAMALDQDELDLDDLKWVVLMVLFNQPGSEAAYAWMETQMFMDEPEPLH; encoded by the coding sequence ATGAAAGAGAGCATCCTGGACGTACTGCTGTACCTGTTTGAACACTATTTCAGCGAAGATGCGGACCTGATCCGTGACCGCGATTCGCTGCAGAACGGCCTGATCCAGGCCGGTTTCAGCCCAACCGAGATCAACAAGGCGTTCGACTGGCTCGACGCCCTGGCCGCGCAGCGGCCGAGCGTGGCCCAGGCGAGGGTCGATGGCCCCGTGCGCGTCTATCACGGTCCCGAGCTGGACAAGCTGGACGTGGAATGCCGTGGTTTCCTGCTGTACCTGGAACAGCACGGCATCCTCGACGCCGACCAGCGCGAGCTGGTGCTGGACCGGGCCATGGCCCTGGACCAGGACGAACTGGACCTGGATGACCTGAAATGGGTCGTGCTGATGGTGCTGTTCAACCAGCCCGGTTCCGAAGCGGCCTATGCCTGGATGGAAACGCAGATGTTCATGGACGAGCCAGAACCCCTGCACTGA
- a CDS encoding pilin, with protein sequence MSEWFHAEGNRQQGPLPAEQLVELFRNNQISLDTLVWRDGLPQWQPLRTVVDELGLIVPALDIPAGAAEPEPEAVATAPPPPQPPVLPPSTPYATSTATTALPPPKKKLSGCALTAIIGGGLLLVLVPIIAILAAIALPAYNDYTLRAKVAGAVTVLQPLKDQVQHFADDEGRCPGANDAGFPAPGDFAHAGLSAVNIGRFNNGHCGIEATLAVPGKSIDGDLLWLEYDRDSGRWECTGESDDKYLPPSCRG encoded by the coding sequence GTGAGCGAGTGGTTCCACGCAGAAGGCAACCGGCAGCAAGGCCCGCTGCCGGCGGAACAGTTGGTCGAGTTGTTCCGCAACAACCAGATCTCCCTGGACACCCTGGTCTGGCGCGACGGGCTGCCGCAATGGCAGCCGTTGCGCACGGTCGTCGACGAACTCGGCCTGATCGTACCGGCACTGGATATCCCTGCGGGCGCCGCCGAACCCGAGCCGGAAGCGGTGGCGACAGCGCCGCCTCCGCCGCAGCCACCCGTGCTGCCGCCGTCCACACCCTATGCCACCAGCACGGCGACGACGGCCCTGCCGCCTCCGAAAAAGAAACTCTCCGGCTGCGCGCTCACCGCCATCATCGGCGGCGGCCTGCTGCTGGTCCTTGTGCCGATCATTGCGATCCTTGCCGCGATCGCCCTGCCGGCCTACAACGACTACACCCTGCGTGCCAAGGTCGCTGGCGCGGTGACCGTGCTGCAACCGCTGAAGGACCAGGTCCAGCATTTCGCCGATGACGAAGGTCGTTGCCCGGGCGCCAACGACGCCGGCTTCCCGGCACCTGGCGACTTCGCCCATGCCGGCCTGTCGGCGGTGAACATCGGCCGCTTCAACAACGGCCATTGCGGTATCGAAGCCACCCTGGCCGTGCCCGGCAAGAGCATCGACGGCGACCTGCTGTGGCTGGAATACGACCGCGACAGCGGCCGCTGGGAATGCACCGGCGAAAGCGACGACAAGTACCTGCCGCCGTCGTGCCGCGGTTGA
- a CDS encoding RDD family protein, giving the protein MTEWYYAEGQQRQGPLPVQEIRQRFQRGQLNLDTLVWHEGMAQWAALRQVVDELGLQTLADASTATGSGGFDLRGDYAAIDNGTAPLPGTGAISSSPYNAPAAAGTAGHVQPVMGGEVIYAGFWKRVAAYMIDYFVLVIPGSIIGAILGVVLGASMGAVGSGESSIEIVAQLASALINLGIGMAYYTWFHASRGGATLGKMAVGIKVVRGNGERLTKARAFGRYWAMLLSSFTLGIGFLMAAFTERKQGLHDMICDTLVVDRWAYTDQPQLQRRELGTVTILVLVLTALLSLAGLVLLVAAVGFIAKMAS; this is encoded by the coding sequence ATGACTGAGTGGTATTACGCCGAAGGACAGCAACGCCAGGGCCCTCTGCCGGTCCAGGAGATCCGCCAGCGCTTCCAGCGCGGCCAACTGAACCTGGACACCCTGGTCTGGCATGAAGGCATGGCGCAGTGGGCTGCGCTGCGCCAGGTGGTCGACGAGCTCGGACTGCAGACGCTGGCCGATGCCAGCACTGCCACCGGCAGTGGCGGTTTCGACCTGCGCGGCGACTATGCCGCCATCGACAACGGCACCGCGCCGCTGCCCGGCACCGGCGCCATCAGCAGCTCGCCGTACAACGCACCGGCCGCCGCCGGTACCGCCGGCCATGTACAGCCAGTGATGGGCGGCGAAGTGATCTACGCCGGTTTCTGGAAGCGCGTAGCGGCCTACATGATCGACTACTTCGTGCTGGTCATCCCGGGCAGCATCATCGGTGCCATCCTCGGCGTGGTCCTCGGCGCCAGCATGGGTGCGGTCGGCAGTGGCGAATCGTCCATCGAAATCGTCGCGCAGCTGGCCAGTGCGTTGATCAACCTCGGCATCGGCATGGCCTACTACACCTGGTTCCATGCCTCGCGGGGCGGTGCCACACTGGGCAAGATGGCGGTCGGCATCAAGGTCGTGCGCGGCAACGGCGAGCGCCTGACCAAGGCCCGCGCCTTCGGTCGCTACTGGGCCATGCTGCTGAGCAGCTTCACCCTCGGCATCGGCTTCCTGATGGCAGCGTTCACCGAGCGCAAGCAGGGCCTGCACGACATGATCTGCGACACCCTGGTGGTCGACCGCTGGGCCTATACCGACCAGCCGCAGCTGCAGCGTCGGGAACTGGGCACGGTCACCATCCTGGTCCTGGTCCTGACCGCCCTGCTGTCGCTGGCGGGCCTGGTCCTGCTGGTGGCAGCGGTCGGCTTCATCGCCAAGATGGCCTCATGA